In Uranotaenia lowii strain MFRU-FL chromosome 2, ASM2978415v1, whole genome shotgun sequence, one genomic interval encodes:
- the LOC129747812 gene encoding uncharacterized protein LOC129747812: MAHSSKNPCPYCEALKSELGVANGTARTKGSINENCTRKKKLNGKNFASCVNAPLVSGSDEDKIVNLCPPPPLHITLGIINTIFKSLEKKAPDWVDLWVEQAQVRHQQMTYGFTGRACHALLDATNCLADNPELSDYVTVLNNFKNVYAKCFSFKLEHGFEEAIADFASSWEKLNLPFTSKYHITKYHVADFCREAGRGLGLHNEQASESVHADFDVIWQRYKAPKSSKVYNDRLLNSLIDYNSNHMC, from the exons ATGGCCCACTCTTCGAAGAATCCATGTCCATACTGTGAGGCTTTAAAGAGCGAGCTCGGTGTAGCAAACGGAACCGCGAGAACCAAAGGAAGTATAAACGAAAATTGcacaagaaaaaagaaattgaatggaAAGAACTTCGCAAGCTGCGTGAATGCCCCGTTGGTCTCGGGTAGTGATGAAGACAAAATCGTGAACCTTTGCCCGCCTCCACCGTTACATATAACGCTTGGAATtattaatacaatttttaagtCACTTGAGAAGAAAGCACCAGACTGGGTAGACTTATGGGTGGAACAAGCACAGGTGAGACACCAACAGATGACGTACGGTTTCACCGGAAGAGCTTGCCACGCGCTATTGGATGCTACCAATTGTTTGGCAGACAACCCTGAACTTTCAGATTACGTTACG GTTCTGAATAACTTCAAAAACGTGTATGCAAAATGCTTTTCCTTTAAACTCGAGCATGGGTTTGAGGAGGCTAttgcagattttgccagcagctGGGAGAAGCTGAATCTTCCATTCACATCTAAATATCACATTACAAAGTACCATGTGGCGGATTTCTGTCGAGAAGCCGGAAGAGGACTTGGGCTTCACAATGAGCAAGCCTCCGAATCCGTACATGCTGATTTTGATGTGATTTGGCAGCGATATAAAGCTCCCAAATCATCAAAGGTTTATAACGACCGTTTGTTAAACTCTTTGATTGATTACAACAGCAACCATATGTGttag